The following are from one region of the Stigmatella ashevillena genome:
- a CDS encoding M20/M25/M40 family metallo-hydrolase, whose translation MLRVLHWPALLLLLPTLALAQGAKETKKEPKSRPRVDCKLAGPKRAALFSAEAMPGRPLSERYAEYVGTCGLDEVVALTQQLVRFKTVSGEPPAAKSPGVAALGRFLRKWAQAHGFDYRVVGNNDVFELSWGTEAPHLGLVFHGDVAPVSASEWRHDPFDPQVMDGKLYGRGVSDGKGPLATALVSLAMAQEMGLKPWKGRVLVIIGNGGQGDRKGMEQYVRTQPLPAHAVSVDAEYPVVVAQSGFAVLNLEAPLRSRDEKEPGLLVAVDASAGEALTQVPASASLELLPAQGTSAEQGLALVQKALEAVRRERPTLAAEVKLRPVPGVAAGSRIVLSVRGRTAPSALPERGQNALWDLSVIAGQLPLSENGLVVMLRTVARRLDGDHYGERLGIAGQDLLMGPLVVAPTLLRVKDGKVSLRIHLHRPRSEDGTDDFHKGLDHAVALITQETDGWVTEGAGRSVGEPYLADASAPLVAKLLEVYKLQRGMGEGVKPLSFRGETYARLFPRGVDFGPRLPGEPHMGQASNEFISLEHLALNTRMIAAALQALVFSPNAP comes from the coding sequence AGGGGCGAAGGAGACGAAGAAGGAGCCCAAGTCCAGGCCCCGGGTCGACTGCAAGCTCGCGGGTCCCAAGCGCGCCGCCCTGTTCTCCGCGGAGGCGATGCCTGGCAGGCCGCTCTCCGAGCGGTATGCCGAATACGTAGGCACGTGTGGGCTCGATGAGGTGGTGGCCCTGACGCAGCAGCTCGTCCGGTTCAAGACGGTGAGCGGTGAGCCACCCGCGGCCAAGAGCCCTGGCGTCGCCGCTTTGGGCCGCTTCTTGCGGAAGTGGGCCCAGGCCCATGGCTTTGATTACCGGGTGGTCGGGAACAATGACGTGTTCGAGCTGTCCTGGGGCACGGAGGCTCCGCACCTGGGGCTCGTCTTTCACGGGGACGTGGCGCCTGTGTCCGCTTCCGAGTGGAGGCATGATCCGTTCGATCCCCAGGTGATGGACGGGAAGCTCTATGGCCGGGGGGTCAGCGACGGCAAGGGTCCCCTCGCCACGGCCCTCGTCTCACTGGCCATGGCCCAGGAGATGGGCCTGAAGCCCTGGAAGGGCCGGGTGCTCGTCATCATCGGCAACGGCGGGCAGGGGGACCGGAAGGGGATGGAGCAATACGTCCGGACTCAGCCCCTGCCTGCCCACGCCGTCTCCGTGGATGCCGAGTACCCCGTCGTGGTGGCGCAATCCGGCTTCGCCGTTCTGAACCTGGAAGCGCCCTTGCGCTCCCGGGACGAGAAGGAGCCCGGGCTTCTGGTGGCCGTTGATGCCTCCGCTGGGGAGGCGCTCACCCAGGTGCCTGCCTCCGCCTCCTTGGAGCTTCTGCCTGCTCAGGGGACCTCGGCCGAGCAGGGGCTCGCCCTCGTCCAGAAAGCCTTGGAGGCCGTCCGCCGGGAGCGGCCCACGCTGGCCGCCGAGGTGAAGCTCCGTCCGGTGCCCGGTGTCGCGGCAGGCTCGCGCATTGTCCTCTCCGTCCGGGGGCGGACCGCGCCCTCCGCGCTGCCGGAAAGAGGGCAGAACGCGCTTTGGGATCTCTCGGTCATCGCCGGGCAGCTGCCCCTGTCGGAGAACGGGCTCGTGGTGATGCTGCGGACGGTGGCTCGCCGGTTGGACGGGGACCATTACGGTGAGCGTCTGGGAATTGCCGGGCAGGATCTGCTCATGGGACCGCTCGTCGTGGCCCCCACCCTGCTTCGGGTGAAGGACGGAAAGGTGTCCCTGCGCATCCACCTGCACCGGCCCCGGAGCGAGGATGGCACCGATGATTTCCACAAGGGACTCGACCATGCCGTGGCGCTCATCACCCAGGAGACCGATGGGTGGGTGACGGAAGGGGCTGGCCGCTCCGTGGGAGAGCCTTATCTGGCGGATGCCTCCGCGCCTCTCGTCGCGAAACTGCTGGAGGTCTACAAGCTTCAGCGTGGGATGGGAGAAGGGGTCAAGCCCCTCTCGTTCCGGGGAGAGACCTATGCCCGGTTGTTCCCCCGGGGGGTAGACTTTGGTCCCCGGCTCCCTGGGGAGCCCCACATGGGCCAGGCCTCCAATGAGTTCATCTCCCTGGAGCATCTGGCCCTGAACACCCGGATGATCGCCGCTGCCTTGCAGGCCCTGGTCTTCTCTCCGAATGCGCCCTGA
- a CDS encoding ATP-binding protein: protein MFEQEPARDTSDREPEEPLRLAAFLRDHRQHILARWQSSTHALHSHRSGRGTPTVHHIPSLLEGITEALAHTEHGVPLQLPCILSDMHAFARLDQGFDIHELATEYGLLRRCILQQLAAESLRPSPGALALLEDLLDQSLGRAMLSYTRLRERTMNALDGMMQAAMDSPDVETLLHRLLCLLMETSLQVDSATILLCEGEGLQVRAALGLGAEKSLGLRVRGEKSFAGRIAARRQPLAVRPALEGVQDEAAQRLGLLALYGVPLLEGGKLIGVAHMGSRTTHAFSEADTLLFRTMAARATALIVQAQLRAREQAARETSQRSLAMLDGLLDSSTMGIAIVDRTMRFLRINDILAKLNGASVEAHLGSVFREMVAPFIAEHLEPLFLRILETGETIEHFELSTPLGSEYLPGRTWLINLFPIRASNGELLGVGDVVVDITARKRAELALEQAVSFREQLLAVLGHDLRNPLSAINASAFQLSRQRDLDARGRQAVERIRRSGARMGRMIDDILDFTRSRLGGGIPVTCQPMNMGEVCRNTLDELQATFPQRQLLLEVRGDTSGSWDPDRVSQVLGNLVFNALQHGSEETPVRTVIRDEGAHVMMEVWNEGEPIPPELLPNLFDPFKRRPTDQRPNEGRGGKRSLGLGLHIVRQLAQAHGGEVEVHSSAEKGTCFKVRWPHGSA from the coding sequence ATGTTCGAGCAGGAGCCAGCGAGGGACACCTCAGACAGAGAACCGGAAGAACCTCTCCGGCTGGCGGCCTTCCTCCGCGACCACCGGCAGCACATCCTTGCCCGGTGGCAGAGCTCCACCCATGCCCTGCACTCCCACCGGAGCGGCCGGGGGACACCGACCGTTCATCACATCCCCTCGCTGCTGGAGGGCATCACCGAGGCGTTGGCCCACACGGAGCACGGGGTGCCACTCCAGCTTCCGTGCATCCTCTCCGACATGCACGCCTTCGCACGGCTGGATCAGGGCTTCGACATCCATGAGCTCGCCACCGAGTATGGCCTGCTGCGCCGCTGCATCCTCCAGCAACTGGCGGCCGAGTCCCTCCGCCCTTCCCCCGGTGCCCTGGCCCTGCTGGAGGATCTGCTCGACCAGAGCCTGGGCCGGGCGATGCTCAGCTACACCCGGCTGCGTGAGCGCACGATGAACGCGCTGGACGGGATGATGCAGGCAGCGATGGACAGCCCGGACGTGGAGACCCTGCTGCACCGGCTGCTCTGCCTGCTGATGGAAACCAGCCTCCAGGTGGACTCCGCCACCATCCTCCTGTGCGAGGGAGAGGGCCTCCAGGTCCGGGCGGCGCTGGGGTTGGGCGCGGAGAAGTCGCTGGGCCTGCGCGTGCGCGGGGAGAAGAGCTTCGCGGGCCGGATCGCCGCCAGGCGCCAGCCACTCGCGGTGCGGCCGGCGCTGGAGGGCGTTCAAGACGAGGCCGCCCAGCGCCTGGGCTTGCTCGCGCTCTACGGCGTGCCCCTGCTAGAGGGTGGGAAGCTCATCGGCGTGGCGCACATGGGCTCTCGCACCACCCATGCCTTCTCCGAGGCGGACACCCTGCTCTTCCGGACCATGGCCGCCCGGGCCACGGCGCTCATCGTCCAGGCCCAACTGCGCGCCCGCGAGCAGGCCGCGCGGGAGACGTCCCAGCGCTCCCTGGCGATGCTCGACGGGCTGTTGGACAGCTCGACCATGGGCATCGCCATCGTGGACCGGACGATGCGCTTCCTGCGCATCAACGACATCCTCGCGAAGCTCAATGGCGCTTCGGTGGAGGCACATCTGGGCAGCGTCTTCCGCGAGATGGTGGCGCCCTTCATCGCCGAGCACCTGGAACCCCTTTTTTTACGCATCCTGGAGACGGGAGAGACCATTGAGCACTTCGAGCTGTCCACTCCCCTCGGGTCCGAGTACCTCCCGGGCCGCACCTGGCTGATCAACCTCTTTCCGATCCGGGCCTCGAATGGAGAGCTGCTGGGCGTGGGGGACGTGGTGGTCGACATCACCGCGCGCAAGCGGGCCGAGCTCGCGCTGGAGCAGGCTGTCTCCTTCCGCGAGCAGCTCCTGGCCGTGCTCGGACACGACCTGCGCAATCCGCTCAGCGCCATCAACGCCTCTGCCTTCCAGCTCTCTCGGCAGAGGGACCTGGATGCCCGGGGACGGCAGGCGGTGGAGCGCATCCGCCGCAGCGGCGCCCGCATGGGCCGGATGATCGACGACATCCTGGACTTCACCCGCAGCCGACTGGGGGGGGGCATTCCCGTGACGTGCCAGCCCATGAACATGGGCGAGGTGTGCCGCAATACGCTGGATGAACTGCAGGCGACCTTCCCCCAGCGCCAGCTCCTCCTCGAGGTGCGGGGAGACACCTCGGGCTCGTGGGATCCGGACCGGGTATCCCAGGTGCTGGGCAACCTGGTGTTCAACGCCCTTCAGCACGGGAGCGAGGAGACCCCCGTGCGGACCGTGATCCGGGATGAAGGCGCCCACGTGATGATGGAAGTCTGGAACGAGGGCGAACCCATTCCCCCAGAACTGCTGCCGAACTTGTTCGATCCCTTCAAGCGGCGCCCTACCGACCAGCGGCCCAACGAGGGGCGCGGCGGAAAGCGAAGCCTGGGACTGGGACTCCACATCGTGCGTCAACTCGCCCAGGCGCATGGGGGAGAGGTGGAGGTTCACTCCAGCGCGGAGAAGGGCACCTGCTTCAAGGTGCGCTGGCCGCATGGCAGCGCGTGA
- a CDS encoding ornithine cyclodeaminase family protein, whose product MSTLLLRRSDVARNLQSLTLLADMREAFRTDALARTVPPQRVRALLHAEGTASVLFPGSVPGVPAYTVKVQARFSPQASLASGVLQLHDLASGGLLALMDSAHLTAVRDGVLGALAADVLARPDASSVALLGAGPQAVLQLKSLRLVRTLRQAFVYDADPVLTAAFAARMYKELSLPVRMAGSVQEAVEAADIVVMSSGSRPATLLPEMLRPGMHVTVLSTEESGKVELSPELLQRALFVCDHRGQALAGGLGGAGVTEEAIHAELGEIIAGMRPGRTSAGQLTVFGGVGLPFQDLAAAWHVYQAAQGDEDVQRIDFGT is encoded by the coding sequence ATGAGCACTCTTCTGCTTCGCCGTTCTGATGTGGCCCGGAATCTCCAATCCCTCACCTTGCTGGCGGACATGCGGGAGGCTTTCCGCACGGATGCTCTTGCGCGCACGGTGCCCCCCCAACGGGTTCGAGCCCTGCTGCACGCGGAAGGCACTGCCAGCGTGCTCTTTCCGGGGAGTGTTCCGGGCGTGCCCGCCTACACCGTGAAGGTCCAAGCCCGATTCTCCCCGCAAGCCTCCTTGGCTTCCGGCGTGCTCCAACTTCACGACCTGGCGTCTGGGGGCTTGCTGGCCCTCATGGACTCGGCCCACCTCACCGCCGTGCGCGATGGCGTGCTGGGGGCCCTGGCCGCGGATGTCCTGGCCAGACCGGATGCCAGCTCCGTGGCGCTCCTGGGCGCGGGTCCCCAGGCCGTGCTTCAGCTCAAGTCGCTGCGGCTGGTGCGGACGTTGCGTCAGGCGTTCGTGTACGACGCGGACCCGGTGCTCACCGCCGCCTTCGCCGCGCGAATGTACAAGGAGTTGTCCCTGCCGGTCCGGATGGCGGGTTCCGTGCAGGAAGCGGTGGAAGCGGCGGACATCGTCGTGATGTCGAGCGGCAGCCGTCCCGCCACGCTCCTTCCCGAGATGTTGCGGCCAGGCATGCACGTCACCGTGCTGAGCACCGAGGAGTCCGGGAAGGTGGAGCTCTCCCCGGAATTGCTCCAGCGCGCCCTCTTCGTTTGCGACCACCGGGGGCAGGCGCTGGCGGGGGGGCTGGGCGGGGCCGGCGTCACCGAAGAGGCCATCCACGCAGAGCTCGGGGAGATCATCGCCGGGATGCGGCCCGGACGTACCTCGGCCGGGCAGCTCACGGTCTTCGGGGGAGTGGGACTGCCCTTTCAGGACCTGGCCGCCGCATGGCACGTCTACCAGGCGGCGCAAGGGGATGAGGACGTCCAGCGGATCGACTTCGGGACGTGA
- a CDS encoding YgaP-like transmembrane domain, whose product MLLVGFMATRAGRWVRILTGTGMVLGGIASGSSRGAAVALAGLAPLVSGALDVCVLAALFGHSIRGADIRRRLGLKDDEPLLRRPLPRPSARAIMYLH is encoded by the coding sequence ATGCTTCTGGTCGGTTTCATGGCAACGCGCGCGGGGCGCTGGGTCCGCATCCTGACGGGCACCGGCATGGTGCTGGGAGGGATTGCCTCGGGAAGCTCGCGAGGCGCCGCGGTGGCGCTCGCGGGGTTGGCCCCCTTGGTGTCAGGAGCACTGGATGTGTGCGTGCTCGCCGCACTCTTCGGGCATTCCATTCGTGGAGCGGACATCCGGCGCCGTCTGGGCCTCAAGGATGACGAGCCTCTGCTGAGACGTCCTCTGCCGCGGCCCTCCGCCCGCGCCATCATGTACCTGCACTGA
- a CDS encoding NmrA/HSCARG family protein, whose protein sequence is MDSLLSVLVTGATGQQGGALARQLLDRGHHVVALTRDTDSPAARALHKRGAELVMGDFDDMHTLEKAARGVTSVYAMSTPFEQGTEAEVRHGAHLVDAARRAGVKHFVYSSVAGADHLTGIPHFDSKHEVEHYLRHSRVPYTILGPTFFMENFTGPMFREGLASGILAMGLPPSRGLQMVSLEDLAAFTVQVFSDPEEFIGQRIDVASDEVTGQQATDLLSYASGHRLHYQQLPLDFLQERSDDMARMYAWLDRVGYHSDILTLRHAYPALGWHTFEEWSRGQDWSFLSGVPRAAGLMEADDQPLPH, encoded by the coding sequence ATGGACTCGCTTCTTTCGGTTCTGGTGACAGGGGCCACCGGCCAGCAAGGCGGCGCGCTGGCGCGCCAGCTCCTGGATCGAGGGCACCACGTGGTCGCGCTCACCCGCGACACGGACTCGCCCGCCGCACGGGCCCTGCACAAACGAGGTGCGGAACTGGTCATGGGGGACTTCGATGACATGCACACCCTGGAGAAGGCGGCCCGGGGCGTCACATCTGTCTACGCCATGTCCACCCCCTTCGAGCAGGGCACCGAGGCCGAAGTGCGGCACGGCGCCCACCTCGTGGACGCGGCACGGCGGGCAGGGGTGAAACACTTCGTCTACTCGTCCGTGGCGGGGGCGGACCACCTCACCGGCATTCCGCACTTCGACAGCAAGCATGAGGTGGAGCACTACCTGCGCCACTCGCGCGTGCCCTACACCATCCTGGGCCCCACCTTCTTCATGGAGAACTTCACGGGGCCCATGTTCCGCGAGGGGCTCGCCTCGGGAATCCTCGCCATGGGACTGCCTCCCAGCCGGGGGCTACAGATGGTGTCCCTGGAGGATCTCGCCGCCTTCACCGTTCAGGTCTTCTCAGACCCCGAGGAGTTCATCGGCCAGCGCATCGACGTCGCCTCGGACGAGGTGACAGGGCAGCAGGCCACGGACCTGCTCTCCTACGCGAGCGGCCACCGCCTTCACTACCAGCAACTGCCGCTCGACTTTCTCCAGGAGCGCAGCGACGACATGGCCCGGATGTACGCGTGGCTCGACCGCGTGGGGTACCACTCGGACATCCTCACCTTGAGGCATGCGTATCCGGCGCTGGGGTGGCACACCTTCGAAGAGTGGTCCCGGGGTCAGGATTGGAGTTTCCTGTCCGGGGTTCCCCGCGCCGCTGGCCTCATGGAGGCAGACGATCAGCCCCTGCCTCACTGA
- a CDS encoding DUF2203 domain-containing protein, with product MRYFGVDEANRMVPLLNRTFERVRPWATRAQEIYKELESLRSQGKRDAFTETLQEQHTALLERIRAELQPLQEMGIEVKAADGLVDFHALLSERTVYLCWRYGETSVGYWHELETGIAGRQRIEDPDAFAPTYLS from the coding sequence ATGCGCTACTTCGGCGTGGATGAGGCAAACAGAATGGTCCCCTTGCTCAACCGGACCTTCGAGCGGGTTCGGCCTTGGGCCACGCGCGCTCAGGAAATCTATAAAGAGTTGGAGTCCTTGAGAAGCCAGGGCAAGCGCGATGCCTTCACGGAAACACTTCAGGAGCAGCACACCGCGCTGCTCGAACGAATCCGCGCCGAACTCCAGCCGCTCCAGGAAATGGGCATCGAGGTGAAGGCCGCCGACGGACTGGTGGACTTCCATGCCCTGCTCAGCGAGCGCACGGTCTACCTCTGCTGGCGCTACGGCGAGACGTCGGTGGGCTACTGGCACGAGTTGGAGACCGGCATCGCGGGGCGCCAGCGCATTGAGGATCCCGACGCCTTTGCCCCCACCTACCTGAGCTGA
- a CDS encoding c-type cytochrome, with translation MRGAGWLAGLLAGLLAAGCGESTSSAADFGEELFQDDRLSESQFNHFSCATCHATTPSPAAGRLLAGHTLHNTAFRPSWWGGYETELLNAVNFCYVHFMRGVAPLTREEPKSRALYEYLVRISPDPQAPALPFTVVADIMEVPRGAVSRGAEVYRAACQDCHGETHTGKGRLTEQASVLPEVVNDYDALFPGVPKSLVVIEKIRHGQFFGVGGNMPLYSLEALSDEDLGALLAFLEL, from the coding sequence ATGAGGGGGGCGGGATGGCTGGCGGGACTGCTGGCGGGACTGCTGGCCGCGGGCTGCGGGGAGTCCACGTCCTCCGCCGCGGACTTCGGCGAGGAGCTGTTCCAGGACGACCGGCTCTCGGAGAGCCAGTTCAACCACTTCTCGTGCGCGACGTGCCACGCCACCACGCCCTCGCCCGCGGCGGGGCGCCTGCTGGCGGGACACACCCTCCACAACACGGCTTTCCGCCCGAGCTGGTGGGGAGGCTACGAGACCGAGCTGCTGAACGCGGTGAACTTCTGTTACGTCCACTTCATGCGCGGCGTGGCTCCGCTGACGCGCGAGGAGCCGAAGTCCCGGGCCCTCTACGAGTACCTCGTGCGCATCAGCCCGGATCCGCAGGCCCCCGCGCTACCCTTCACCGTGGTGGCGGACATCATGGAGGTGCCCCGGGGTGCCGTCAGCCGCGGCGCCGAGGTCTACCGCGCGGCCTGCCAGGACTGCCACGGTGAGACACACACCGGAAAGGGCCGCCTCACGGAACAGGCCTCCGTGCTGCCCGAGGTGGTGAATGACTACGACGCCCTCTTCCCCGGGGTGCCCAAATCCCTCGTCGTCATCGAGAAAATCCGCCACGGCCAGTTCTTCGGCGTCGGCGGCAACATGCCGCTCTACAGCCTTGAGGCCCTGTCGGACGAGGACCTGGGGGCACTGCTTGCCTTCCTGGAGCTGTAG
- a CDS encoding YncE family protein: MSRSHWRWALVAPFLLAACQENDASGPLEIPELEYSPGTPWHTPGRIPPPGPLGRVLITNSKDDTLSLLDLDTLGTAAWGELARIPVGLNPVELEGPHHSAASPDGAFYYVGISNYVEGGSGEGPHGSHGTGTADGYSLKMDALTHRLVGSVRVDRNPGDLILGQDGRTLYQTHFDVLRISEVFQRGGSEQEMNARLAILDTQTMSRQAMVAVCPAPHAVRLAPDGRRLYIACYSDEVAIVDLVAPDHPVTRVKVSSNAGSAIAPRHEPYALTVSPTTGGVWVSSLRSRSVQYLDPVTLTMDPDRTVFLGGPPLFGAFTADGNTLYIPYQREDALAIVDPATGRVLREIPLAPSGCLNAHQVELLPDGTHGLVVCEGDHEGPGTLHVVDLKEEKVVKTVEVGIFPDSVTLLRGRP; encoded by the coding sequence ATGAGCCGCTCCCACTGGCGATGGGCCCTCGTGGCCCCCTTCCTGCTGGCCGCTTGCCAGGAGAACGATGCGTCCGGCCCGCTGGAGATTCCCGAGTTGGAGTACAGCCCTGGGACCCCCTGGCACACGCCCGGGCGCATTCCGCCGCCGGGACCTCTCGGGCGCGTCCTCATCACCAACAGCAAGGACGACACCCTCAGCCTGCTGGACCTGGACACGCTGGGCACGGCGGCCTGGGGCGAGCTGGCACGCATCCCGGTGGGGCTCAATCCCGTGGAGTTGGAGGGGCCCCACCACTCCGCCGCCTCTCCGGATGGCGCCTTCTACTATGTGGGCATCTCCAACTATGTGGAGGGAGGCAGTGGCGAGGGACCGCACGGCTCTCACGGCACCGGCACGGCGGATGGCTACAGCCTCAAGATGGATGCGCTCACCCACCGGCTCGTCGGCTCGGTGCGCGTGGACCGCAACCCGGGAGATCTCATCCTCGGCCAGGACGGCCGGACGCTGTACCAGACCCACTTCGACGTGCTGAGGATCTCCGAGGTGTTCCAGCGGGGCGGCTCCGAACAGGAAATGAACGCGCGCCTGGCCATCCTCGACACCCAGACGATGAGCCGCCAGGCCATGGTGGCGGTGTGCCCCGCGCCTCACGCGGTCCGCCTGGCCCCCGATGGCCGCCGCCTGTACATCGCCTGTTATTCGGATGAAGTGGCCATCGTGGATCTGGTGGCCCCGGACCACCCCGTCACGCGGGTCAAGGTCTCCAGCAACGCAGGCTCCGCCATCGCCCCCCGGCACGAGCCCTACGCGCTCACCGTCTCCCCCACCACGGGAGGGGTGTGGGTCAGCTCGCTCCGGAGCCGCTCGGTGCAGTACCTGGATCCGGTGACGCTCACCATGGACCCGGATCGCACCGTGTTCCTGGGAGGTCCGCCGCTGTTCGGCGCCTTCACGGCGGACGGCAACACCCTCTACATCCCGTACCAGCGGGAGGACGCGCTCGCCATCGTCGATCCGGCCACCGGCCGCGTGCTGCGGGAGATTCCCCTGGCGCCCAGCGGCTGCCTCAATGCCCACCAGGTGGAGCTCCTGCCGGATGGGACGCACGGGCTCGTCGTCTGCGAAGGCGACCACGAGGGCCCCGGCACGCTGCACGTGGTGGACTTGAAAGAGGAGAAGGTGGTGAAGACGGTCGAGGTGGGCATCTTCCCGGACTCGGTGACCCTCCTGCGAGGCAGACCATGA
- a CDS encoding WD40/YVTN/BNR-like repeat-containing protein yields MKTCFSSLRRGLLALLVLCALPAGAHMGLPETSNVTLRREHPEHMLVGASFGAVISLDSGETWRWICPEGMEVGAWRPERYFWLKGGDILAATGSALVRSRDNGCTWAAHPFFKDTWVTGLAVHPTDEQRMFASTGKPTSGNSLYRSHDGGETWEPLLPVSPDVRYSAIHLAPSEPTRLYASGQEAQQMFLSRSDDGGKNWTRLPQSLSEFIRPYNLILMRVSESSPDRLWVQVSDQGFTYVLESQDGGATLTLLMKIADVLVGVEASADGNTVWAATPVYLYRARQGEAPVTLPRPEGNACATRVGDTLYACGSSWVHDWALARSRDEGNTWEPYFGLHTIQGAHLCAEGTPVQRTCPQRWPQLADLFGAPIPQTPGEPSPDAGTSEPLPETPPKKGCSTTADLAPTSLLILTLATLRLFRRRTSWSP; encoded by the coding sequence ATGAAGACATGCTTCTCCTCCCTCCGGCGGGGGCTGCTGGCCCTGCTGGTGCTGTGCGCCCTGCCCGCGGGGGCGCACATGGGGTTGCCAGAAACCTCCAATGTCACCCTGCGCCGGGAGCACCCGGAGCACATGCTGGTCGGTGCCTCCTTCGGCGCCGTCATCTCGCTCGACAGCGGGGAGACGTGGCGGTGGATCTGCCCCGAGGGCATGGAGGTGGGCGCGTGGCGGCCCGAGCGGTACTTCTGGCTGAAGGGCGGGGACATCCTCGCCGCGACGGGCAGCGCCCTCGTCCGTTCGCGCGACAACGGCTGCACCTGGGCAGCCCATCCCTTCTTCAAGGACACCTGGGTCACGGGCCTCGCCGTCCACCCCACCGATGAACAGCGCATGTTCGCCTCCACGGGCAAGCCCACGTCCGGCAACAGCCTCTACCGCTCCCATGATGGCGGGGAGACTTGGGAGCCCCTGCTGCCGGTGAGCCCGGATGTCCGCTACTCCGCCATCCACCTGGCCCCCTCCGAGCCCACCCGCCTCTACGCCTCCGGACAGGAAGCCCAACAGATGTTCCTGTCCCGCAGCGACGACGGAGGGAAGAACTGGACCCGGTTGCCCCAATCCCTGTCCGAGTTCATCCGCCCCTACAACCTCATCCTGATGCGGGTCAGCGAGTCCTCGCCGGACCGGCTCTGGGTGCAAGTGTCCGATCAAGGCTTCACCTACGTCCTGGAGAGCCAGGATGGGGGGGCCACGCTGACGCTGTTGATGAAGATCGCCGACGTGCTGGTGGGAGTAGAGGCCTCGGCGGACGGCAACACCGTCTGGGCAGCGACCCCCGTCTACCTCTATCGCGCGCGGCAGGGAGAGGCCCCCGTCACGCTGCCCCGCCCCGAAGGCAATGCCTGCGCGACCCGGGTGGGAGACACCCTGTATGCGTGTGGCTCGAGCTGGGTGCACGACTGGGCGCTGGCGCGCAGCCGGGACGAGGGCAACACGTGGGAGCCCTACTTCGGCCTCCACACCATCCAGGGCGCGCACCTCTGTGCCGAGGGAACACCTGTCCAACGCACCTGTCCCCAGCGCTGGCCGCAGCTCGCCGATCTGTTTGGTGCCCCCATCCCGCAGACGCCGGGGGAACCATCCCCGGACGCGGGCACGTCCGAGCCCCTGCCTGAAACGCCGCCCAAGAAAGGGTGCAGCACCACGGCCGACCTGGCGCCCACCTCCCTGCTGATCCTGACCCTCGCCACGCTCCGTCTCTTCCGGCGGCGCACTTCCTGGAGCCCCTGA
- a CDS encoding class I SAM-dependent methyltransferase, which translates to MKAVPSLLAAPVVVLLVAGACAHAPSGEGHSSHEEKHAGHASAHSGGMPHRFEKAEEWEGRFEDPARDAWQKPDEVITALALPPDARVADLGSATGYFAVRLAKAVPQGRVFGVDIEPDMVRYLGERARKEGLAQLTPVLGEPMDPKLPEPVDLVLVVDTYHHIADRTAYFRKIQASLTPRGRVAIIDFRKDQPMGPPEAHKLAPEQVRQELETAGYRLVGEHGFLPNQYFLVFAPTPT; encoded by the coding sequence ATGAAAGCCGTCCCTTCCTTGCTTGCTGCCCCCGTGGTGGTGTTGCTCGTCGCAGGTGCCTGTGCCCACGCTCCCTCCGGAGAAGGCCATTCCTCGCACGAGGAGAAGCATGCGGGACATGCCTCGGCGCATTCCGGTGGCATGCCCCATCGCTTCGAGAAGGCGGAGGAGTGGGAGGGACGCTTCGAGGATCCGGCGCGGGATGCGTGGCAGAAGCCGGATGAAGTCATCACGGCGCTCGCGTTGCCTCCCGACGCCCGGGTGGCGGACCTCGGCTCGGCCACGGGCTATTTCGCCGTGCGGCTGGCGAAGGCCGTTCCCCAGGGGCGCGTGTTTGGCGTGGACATCGAGCCGGACATGGTGCGCTACCTGGGGGAGCGTGCCCGAAAAGAGGGATTGGCCCAGCTCACGCCCGTGCTTGGCGAGCCCATGGACCCGAAGTTGCCCGAGCCCGTGGATCTGGTGCTCGTGGTGGACACCTACCATCACATCGCGGACCGGACCGCCTACTTCCGGAAGATCCAGGCGTCACTCACGCCGCGCGGTCGCGTGGCCATCATCGACTTTCGCAAGGACCAGCCGATGGGCCCCCCGGAGGCGCACAAGCTGGCCCCGGAGCAGGTGCGCCAGGAGTTGGAGACCGCCGGGTACCGGCTTGTCGGCGAGCACGGCTTCTTGCCCAACCAATACTTTCTTGTCTTTGCACCCACGCCTACGTGA